The Alosa alosa isolate M-15738 ecotype Scorff River chromosome 9, AALO_Geno_1.1, whole genome shotgun sequence genome includes a region encoding these proteins:
- the LOC125300968 gene encoding volume-regulated anion channel subunit LRRC8C-like, translating into MIPVTEFRQFSEQQPAFRVLKPWWDVFTEYLSVIMLMIGVFGCTLQVMQDKIICLPQRSSPVLPTNQTGILPNQTEPTNEPALPSPISVSPVPPVQEMRGLKTNLDWQQYSFINQMCYEKALHWYAKYFPYLVLIHTLIFMVCSNFWFKFPGSSSKIELFISILGKCFDSPWTTRALSEVSGENPEDRETKKHFSSRPVPSSASPGEGNLVKTQSLRSIPEKIVVDKPAAASVLDKKEGEQAKALFEKVKKFRIHVEEGDILYVMYVRQTILKVLKFVLIIAYNSVLVSKVQITVTCNVDIQNMTGYKHFSCNHTMAHLFSKLSYCYLCFVVVYGFTCLYTSYWLFYRSLKEYSFEYVRQETGISDIPDVKNDFAFMLHMIDQYDPLYSKRFAVFLSEVSENKLKQLNLNHAWTAEKLRQRLQTNSSNRLELQLFMLSGLPDTIFELSELQSLKLEIINNVTIPAAIAQLEDLQELSLSQCSMKIHTAAVSYLKENLKVLRVKFDDARELPHWLYVLRNLEELHLTGSLSPDVSKNITLESLRELKSLKTLSLKSNFTKIPQAIVDVSSHLQRLYIYNDGTKLVMLNNLKKMVNLTELELLHCDLERIPHAIFSLVNLQELDLKENNLRSIEEIISFQHLRKLTSLKLWHNSISQIPEHIKKLGSLERLYFCYNKIEILPSHLFLCNKLRYLDLSNNDIRFIPPEVGVLQSLQYFSVTCNKIENLPDELFFCKKLKTLKLGKNTLSLLSPKISFLVLLTHLELKGNHFEALPPELGVCRSLKRSGLVVEDALFETLPSDVREQMKAE; encoded by the exons ATGATTCCTGTGACGGAGTTTCGGCAGTTCTCAGAGCAGCAGCCAGCTTTCCGTGTGCTGAAGCCATGGTGGGACGTGTTTACAGAATACCTCTCCGTGATCATGCTTATGATTGGGGTGTTTGGATGCACCCTTCAG GTAATGCAAGACAAAATCATCTGCCTTCCTCAGAGGAGTTCTCCAGTTCTTCCGACAAATCAGACAGGGATTTTGCCAAATCAAACAGAACCAACAAATGAGCCTGCACTCCCCTCTCCCATCTCAGTCTCACCTGTGCCTCCAGTGCAGGAGATGAGGGGCCTGAAGACTAATCTGGACTGGCAGCAGTACAGCTTCATCAACCAAATGTGCTACGAGAAAGCCCTTCACTGGTACGCCAAGTACTTCCCATACCTGGTGCTGATACACACGCTCATCTTCATGGTGTGCAGCAACTTCTGGTTCAAGTTCCCTGGCTCCAGCTCCAAAATTGAGCTCTTCATCTCCATTTTGGGAAAGTGCTTTGACTCGCCATGGACTACCAGAGCCCTGTCTGAGGTGTCGGGGGAAAACCCAGAGGACCGGGAGACCAAGAAGCACTTCTCCAGCCGGCCTGTTCCCAGTAGCGCCTCCCCAGGAGAGGGCAACCTGGTTAAGACTCAGTCTCTTAGGTCCATCCCAGAAAAGATTGTGGTGGACAAACCAGCAGCAGCAAGTGTGCTGGACAAAAAGGAGGGGGAGCAGGCGAAGGCACTCTTCGAGAAAGTCAAAAAGTTCCGAATACACGTAGAAGAAGGAGACATTCTCTATGTGATGTACGTTCGCCAGACTATCCTCAAAGTGCTCAAGTTTGTCCTAATCATTGCTTACAACAGCGTCTTGGTCTCCAAGGTCCAGATTACTGTCACATGCAATGTGGACATTCAGAACATGACTGGTTACAAACACTTTTCCTGCAACCATACCATGGCACATCTGTTCTCTAAGCTCTCCTACTGCTACCTGTGCTTTGTGGTCGTGTACGGATTCACGTGCTTGTATACCTCCTACTGGCTCTTCTACCGCTCTCTCAAAGAATACTCCTTCGAGTATGTGCGACAAGAGACAGGAATCAGTGACATTCCAGACGTGAAGAACGATTTTGCTTTCATGCTGCATATGATCGACCAGTACGACCCACTCTACTCCAAGCGCTTTGCTGTCTTCCTCTCCGAGGTCAGCGAGAACAAGCTGAAGCAGCTCAACCTGAATCATGCCTGGACGGCGGAAAAGCTCCGCCAGCGGCTGCAGACCAACAGTAGCAACCGTCTCGAACTGCAGCTCTTCATGCTCTCGGGCCTACCGGACACCATCTTTGAGCTGTCTGAGCTGCAGTCCCTAAAGCTGGAGATCATCAACAACGTTACCATCCCAGCTGCCATTGCGCAGCTCGAGGATCTCCAGGAGTTGTCCCTCTCCCAGTGTTCGATGAAGATCCACACGGCAGCCGTATCCTACCTGAAGGAGAACCTGAAGGTTCTGCGGGTGAAGTTCGATGACGCCCGTGAGTTGCCCCATTGGCTGTATGTGCTGAGGAACCTGGAGGAGCTCCATCTCACCGGTTCCCTGAGTCCGGACGTCTCCAAGAACATCACCCTAGAATCCCTACGGGAGCTGAAGTCTCTGAAGACGCTGTCTCTGAAGAGCAACTTCACCAAGATCCCACAGGCTATCGTGGATGTCTCCAGCCACCTCCAGCGGCTGTATATCTACAACGACGGCACCAAGCTGGTGATGCTCAACAACTTGAAGAAGATGGTGAATCTCACAGAACTGGAACTGTTGCACTGTGACCTAGAGCGTATCCCACACGCCATCTTTAGTCTGGTCAACCTGCAGGAATTGGACCTGAAGGAAAACAACCTGCGCTCCATTGAGGAAATCATCAGCTTCCAGCATCTGCGCAAGCTCACCAGCCTCAAGCTGTGGCACAACAGCATCTCTCAAATCCCTGAGCACATCAAGAAACTGGGCAGCTTGGAGAGGCTCTACTTCTGCTACAACAAGATCGAGATCCTGCCCTCGCACCTGTTCCTCTGCAACAAGCTGCGCTACCTGGATCTCTCCAATAATGACATTCGATTCATTCCACCCGAGGTCGGTGTTCTGCAGAGCCTCCAGTACTTCTCGGTCACATGCAACAAGATCGAGAACCTTCCAGATGAGCTCTTCTTCTGCAAGAAGCTGAAGACGCTCAAGCTGGGCAAAAACACCCTGTCCCTGCTCTCACCAAAGATTTCCTTCCTGGTGCTGTTGACTCACCTGGAGCTAAAGGGGAATCATTTCGAGGCTTTGCCCCCTGAGCTAGGTGTCTGTCGGTCTTTAAAGCGCAGTGGCCTTGTGGTGGAGGATGCTCTTTTCGAGACATTGCCCTCTGATGTCAGGGAGCAAATGAAAGCCGAGTAA